The region AAAATAATAAACCGGTTTTTGGAGTGATTTATATTCCGGTAAGTAAGGAACTCTACTATGGAGATGTTAAAGCGAAAAGATCTTTTAAGGTTGTAATTGATGATGAAAAAAAAGTAGAAGATTTGAGCAAAAATGCCCAGGAAATATTTCCTGGTTTTGTTCAAAAAACTATAAATGTTGCAGGAAGTAGGTCTCATATTAATAAAGAAACGCTTGGCTTCATCGAGGCGATAAAAGAAAAATATGATCAGGACGTGAAAGTTATCCCGAAGGGAAGTTCGCTTAAATTTTGTTTGATTGCAGAAGGACTTATAGATGTTTATCCAAGGTTAGGACCTACTATGGAGTGGGATACAGCCGCTGGTCATGCAATTTGCAAAGCAGTTGGATTAAAGGTTATAGATAAAGAAACTGAAATGGAAATGGTTTATAATAGAAAAAACCTGCTGAACAACTCCTTTATAGTTTCAAATCTCCAGTAACTCTATATCTATAAAATATGGCTTGGTATTAGGAAAAGTTAGTTCATTGAAGGTTGTGAAAAAAAGCTTTATGTTATCTTCACGAAGATAAATTTAAACCTGATCTAATAAAGAAGGCAAATGAATAACATCACAACATTTAATTTTTCCCTGGGCAGGGAAGAACGGAGCAAACTGAGTAATCATACTTCATTTGTTGTTTGGTTTACTGGATTATCCGGTTCGGGAAAATCAACCCTTGCAAATATGGTAGAGAAACTACTATATGAACAGAAAGTTAGAACCTTTGTTTTGGATGGCGATAGTCTAAGAAATGGGTTAAATAAAGAGCTGGACTTTAGTCCTGAAGAGCGGGAAGAAAATCTAAGAGTAGCGGCTGAAGTTGCTAAAATATTGGTGTCTTCAGGCTCAGTAGTGTTGGCTTCTTTTATTTCCCCAAAACAAGCGAATAGGGACTTAGTGAAAGAAATTATTGGCGAGCAAGATTTTATAGAAACGTTTGTAAACACGAGTTTGGAAACTTGTGAAAAACGGGATGTAAAAGGACTTTATAAAAAAGCAAGAGCGGGTGAAATCAAAAATTTCACGGGAATTGATTCTCCTTATGAAAAACCGAAGAACCCTGAAATTGAAATAAATACTGAAAAAGAAAATCTGCAAGAAGCTGCTAACAGAATTGTAAATCTGCTTCAAAAGAAACTTGAATTAAAGTAAAATGAGCAAATATTATTTAAATTATTTAGACGAATTAGAATCGGAAGCCATCTATATTATGAGGGAAGTTTGGGCGCAGTTTGAGAATCCTGTAATCCTCTTTTCAGGTGGAAAAGACTCTATTTTAGTAACGCACCTTGCAAAAAAAGCCTTTTATCCCAGTAAAATTCCTTTTGCATTAATGCACGTAGATACCGGGCATAATTTTCCTGAAACCATCCAGTTTCGAAATGATTTAGTTGAAAAGCTTGGAGTAAAATTAATTGTTGGTTCTGTTCAGGATTCTATAGACCAGGGTCGGGTTGCTGAAGAAAAGGGTAAAAATGCTACTCGAAA is a window of Salegentibacter salegens DNA encoding:
- the cysQ gene encoding 3'(2'),5'-bisphosphate nucleotidase CysQ; translated protein: MKSEIQNEIIEDFLVAIQASVKAGIEIMNIYKNDDFQVELKEDDSPVTIADKSANAIINDFLKSTGIPIISEENEEIAFSERDKWNKCWIVDPLDGTKEFIKKSGEFTVNIALIENNKPVFGVIYIPVSKELYYGDVKAKRSFKVVIDDEKKVEDLSKNAQEIFPGFVQKTINVAGSRSHINKETLGFIEAIKEKYDQDVKVIPKGSSLKFCLIAEGLIDVYPRLGPTMEWDTAAGHAICKAVGLKVIDKETEMEMVYNRKNLLNNSFIVSNLQ
- the cysC gene encoding adenylyl-sulfate kinase: MNNITTFNFSLGREERSKLSNHTSFVVWFTGLSGSGKSTLANMVEKLLYEQKVRTFVLDGDSLRNGLNKELDFSPEEREENLRVAAEVAKILVSSGSVVLASFISPKQANRDLVKEIIGEQDFIETFVNTSLETCEKRDVKGLYKKARAGEIKNFTGIDSPYEKPKNPEIEINTEKENLQEAANRIVNLLQKKLELK